The Neptunomonas concharum genomic interval TTGCGCTAGGTTGGATTCGGTCGCTTGTGCACCTACATCGTTCAGTGGGTTAGCGAAGGCCTGTGATGCGAAAAGAGCGGTAGTGATCAAAGTAGCGTTTAGTAAAGTTTTCATAATCTGTATTCCTTAATTCGTTGTGTTGATGGGTGTACTTTAAAACCCAAAACTGAAACGAAACTGAAATAAGAAAAACTTTTTTGTGTATTCCTATTTACTGCAATCTGGCCAGTAAGTTCTTTTGCCAACCTTTTTATTCGTGCGCTGGCACAAAGTGTCTAGCGGCATTCTGTTATCCTAGAAAAAGATCTATGATAGCTCTTTAAGAACAGAATGGATTTTTGGAGACTAGGACGTGATTACCCTCACTAGCAATGCATTGGCATCCAGTTCAACTAAAACCTCTCAAGCTCAAGCAAATGAAGTGCAGCCAACTCGCACCACACCTTCGGTTACGAGTGAAAACCAAGATACCCAACCTGTTTTTAGCTCTCGTGCAGAAAAGCTGGCACAGATAAATAAAGAGTTCGATATTACTACCCCAGGCTTTCGTATTTCGCAGCAGTTTATTAACCGGTTATCCGAAATAGGGTTCATCAGCGAAAATGAGGCAACTGAGCTTAATAAAGGGCTACCATTGACTAGCAGCGGCACGCAATCCACCGAGAGTGTAGAGACACTAAAATCGGCCGTGGAGATCATTTTTGAACGCATCAAGAATGAAGATGGCGTATCTGGCCTGCTATCGGTTCTGGATAAGTCTCAGCAGATACTCGATAACCTTGATGGTTCTAAATCAAAGGTGTTTCCTATAGATCCGACCACCGCTGCTGCAGAGCTTGATCATTATCTAAAAAGCGATAACGCAAGCGTTCTTACCGAGAAGGAAAAGCAATCCTTAGGCGATTTAAAAACAGCATTCACCATCGCCGATAAGCTCAGTCCAGAACAGCGCACTTCAGCAGAAATTAGTAAGTATATGGAAATCCTTAAACGCTACAGCTAAGTCAGCAAAAATCCATGCATTCACTCTAGAAGCGAATTTCAGCAATACCGCATCTACGTACTCCAAGTTAACTATCAGGCACAAAAAAGGGATACCGTTGTTACCAACTGGGTATCCCTTTTTAACCGCGCTTAGTTAGCTGTTGGCTAGTTAAGCGCTAGCATGTTTGAGTAGCTTACATCATGCCGCCCATACCACCCATGCCGCCCATGCCGCCCATATCAGGCATACCAGCACCAGCGTCTTGTGGCTTATCAGCAACCATTGCTTCTGTTGTGATCATCAGACCCGCAACAGATGCCGCCGCTTGCAGCGCAGAGCGTGTTACTTTAGCTGGATCTAGGATACCCATTTCCAGCATGTCGCCGTATGTTTCGTTGCCAGCGTTGTAACCGAAAGAGCCTTTGCCTTCGCGTACTTTAGAGACAACAACCGAACCTTCACCACCTGCGTTGTTTACGATCTGGCGCAGTGGCGCTTCCATCGCACGGCAAGCCAGCTCGATACCGATTGTTTGGTCGTGGTTGTCACCCTGCAAGCCTTCGATCGCCTGTAGTGCACGGATCAGTGCAACACCACCGCCAGGTACAACACCTTCTTCAACTGCAGCGCGCGTTGCGTGTAGTGCATCTTCAACGCGTGCTTTTTTCTCTTTCATTTCAACTTCAGTTGCTGCGCCTACTTTGATGACTGCAACACCGCCAGCCAGCTTAGCTACACGCTCCTGCAGTTTTTCACGGTCGTAGTCAGATGAAGTCTCTTCGATCTGTGCACGGATCTGGTTTACACGTGCTTGGATTGCGTCAGCAGCGCCTACACCATCAACAATGATTGTGTTTTCTTTGTTGATTGATACACGCTTAGCTTGGCCAAGGTGCTCAAGTGTTGCAGTTTCCAAGCTCAGGCCAACCTCTTCAGAGATTACCGTACCGCCAGACAGGATAGCGATATCTTCTAGCATCGCTTTACGACGATCGCCAAAGCCAGGTGCCTTAACCGCTGCTACTTTAACGATACCGCGCATGTTGTTTACAACCAGTGTAGCTAGCGCTTCGCCTTCTACATCTTCAGCGATAATCAGCAGAGGACGTGAAGATTTAGCTACTTGCTCCAGTGTTGGCAGCAGGTCACGGATGCTGGAGATTTTTTTATCAACCAACAGGATGAATGGCTGTTCTAGTTCAACAGACATGTTGTCTTGGTTGTTGATAAAGTAAGGAGACAGGTAGCCACGGTCAAACTGCATACCTTCTACTACGTTCAGTTCGTTTTCCAGACCTGAACCTTCTTCAACCGTGATAACACCTTCTTTGCCTACTTTTTCCATTGCTTCAGCGATCAGTTCGCCAACAACAGTGTCAGAGTTTGCAGAGATCGTACCTACTTGAGCGATTGCTTTAGAATCGGCACAAGGTACAGCCATCGCTTTGATCTGTTCAACTACAGCTGCTGCTGCTTTGTCGATACCGCGCTTC includes:
- the groL gene encoding chaperonin GroEL (60 kDa chaperone family; promotes refolding of misfolded polypeptides especially under stressful conditions; forms two stacked rings of heptamers to form a barrel-shaped 14mer; ends can be capped by GroES; misfolded proteins enter the barrel where they are refolded when GroES binds), translated to MAAKDVRFGDDARQRMLEGVNILANAVKTTLGPKGRNVVLDKAFGAPTVTKDGVSVAKEIELEDKFENMGAQMVKEVASQANDVAGDGTTTATVLAQAIVNEGLKSVAAGMNPMDLKRGIDKAAAAVVEQIKAMAVPCADSKAIAQVGTISANSDTVVGELIAEAMEKVGKEGVITVEEGSGLENELNVVEGMQFDRGYLSPYFINNQDNMSVELEQPFILLVDKKISSIRDLLPTLEQVAKSSRPLLIIAEDVEGEALATLVVNNMRGIVKVAAVKAPGFGDRRKAMLEDIAILSGGTVISEEVGLSLETATLEHLGQAKRVSINKENTIIVDGVGAADAIQARVNQIRAQIEETSSDYDREKLQERVAKLAGGVAVIKVGAATEVEMKEKKARVEDALHATRAAVEEGVVPGGGVALIRALQAIEGLQGDNHDQTIGIELACRAMEAPLRQIVNNAGGEGSVVVSKVREGKGSFGYNAGNETYGDMLEMGILDPAKVTRSALQAAASVAGLMITTEAMVADKPQDAGAGMPDMGGMGGMGGMGGMM